From Danio aesculapii chromosome 9, fDanAes4.1, whole genome shotgun sequence:
CTGAGAAACCTGGCCACCCTATCTACACAATAGATACCTAAAAAACACAAGTTTGTTGGGGTCTCAGGAGGACAGTGACCCAGATAACCAAGAAACGGGTACAGAGGATTGACAGTTACATAAGAATAAACGTTAATGTGCGTTCCCATTTTATGTATGACAGTTAATGACAGGTACAAATATGACATGCATTTAGCTGCATCTAGCCATGTTGGCTTTTAAGTACTAGTCTACTTAATACTCTTAAAAACAAAGCCGAATACTGTCTTAAATAGCATTAATAAATCAGCTCATTGTGCAACGCCAGCAGAGATTACATCAGTATTAATTGATCTCTGCTCAGATTTTGATCTCACTCAGCGGTCCAGTTCGCTTGCATCCTTCTTGTAATCTCCTTCGTTTTTTAAGTCTTGAAAAACCTCTGTGAAAAAGTGCGGATCCATGTTAATCTGCAGCATTTTGCCGCTCAGTTTATCGATGACATCAAGCGAACGATCCCAGAACACGTCCTTATTGGTGTCGACCATGAAGGGCTTGAGAGGGTACGAGATCTCGTTGCCTATATAGGAATACGCCAAATAGAGGCAAGTCAGAAAGGTCCCGTGGAGTTCACGTGGACTGTCAACATCATCGGTCACAGTTTCCCTAACGAGCAAATAGACAAACACGAGGTTGGCAGGCGTGATGAACCCTTGGTCCTGCCAGCCCTGCAGAAGCAAAGTCCTGTCCACATTTCGGAACCAGAGGATGACCTCATTCGGGGTGAGTTCCTTCATTTTGCAGCAGCGTTTGCACAGGAATTCGCCCAGGCACCGGAGCAGTTCTCCGGTAGAGGCCTGGACGACCACGCGCCTCGGAGAAATGAGAGACCGACTGCTGGGCTGCTTCTGAACCGACACCAGTTGCTTCGCCGCCGGAGTGCACTGTTCCTGCTCCTGCTGGGGAGGAACCGTGGGAATTGGCACCGCGAGAGGTCCATTTTTCGTTTTCCGCTCAGTGCTGGTCGGCTGTTGGGATTTCCTGGAGTTCTCCTGGTTCAGATGCTCGACTTGACTTTCGCTGCTCGCCGGGAGAGGATTCGGGTTTACTTTCTTGGCACTTTTTTTCTTGCTTGACGCAGTCACTAGCCGCTTAAATGTGAGCGTGGACACGATCACCGATTGCTTTTTAAAGCTTTTCTCTATTCTCCCATCGGCTTCGTCTCCTCCATCTTCCAGAACGGAGCCTTTAGTTGCTATCGGGGATATAGAAAGCACGGTCCCCATAACTCAGAGCGCGCGACAAAACGTTGCGATACGGCCCCGCGCGCGCGCGGAAACGTCGAGCTCGAGCGTTTATCAGATCACAAGTGATGCTCCATTTGGTTAGTAGAACAAGCAGGTGGACTGACAGTCCATCAGAAAGTGAATTCCAGTGCAGTCAGACACTCCCTCCGCTTGTTCTGCAGTAGAGATCGCAAGACAGTCCTGCATAGCTTGCCTCAACTAGAACGGATTTGTGGTGAGCCAAACCAATCTGACATCAGCTTCTGTTAACAGGGATTATCCCATCGTGTCTGGGTAATTAGCCAACCTCAGGGCTACTGAAGACGAATGACAGTCTGGAGCGCCAATAGAAACAAAGGCCCGTGTCCACATTATCACTTCTGAAGGTAGCACTTTTAGACCGCATAAACCAAGTATAGTCTTGCTATTCCCAGACTGGGCGCAAATCTCTGATTAGCTATACTGCATTTCACCTGCTTAGTACTGAAATAGTATGTGTAACACCAAAGAATAAAACAAAGGCAAATATCGAGAACGTACATGTGTGTCCTGAAATTgtctttttcatttcagtttttcacTTATCATTGTGCCTGTGTTTTGATTAAagttaattgacattttaatatctCAACATCATTTCCTTTCACAAATTTGTTTACACTATGATTAATAGTTACAATGGGGACTTTAAGGACATGTCATTACAGcaagcaattaaataaataaatagataaaaatggtAAAAGGATATTTctctgaagaatgttggtgaATAATCCCTTAATTTGACTTTAGTCTTGTTGGAAAGTTTcagaactaaatacattttaattgcatTTGTACTATGCTTTGTATACACTGCGCAAAATAACTACCCTATCAAATGTTGTTCAATGTATAAATGTTATAATCTTCTTGAAGGATATTTAAGagtataatgaataaaaataaacaatgccATTATGTGAACTGTAATTTAAAGGTTCAAAATCTCTAATAATGAATgacttttaatagtttttattaggATTAATAAAGAAATATGTCAGTAAAAGTGGaaagaatataaatatatgagcttttttttaacaaaggactaaatgtgtaacatttttaaattgatGCATCAggttaaaaatagtttaaaaaaaaatttagaaagaaaaatcaacctaaatcaattatatatatatatatatatatattatatatataatcaataataataataataataataataataataataaataggacACAATAAACTGTGTGTACAATCTACAGTATATTCATTTGACAGCTAAATTTTGACAGACAGATACATTGGGTTGTACTTTGGGTCAAAGGAATTGTCCATAAAATTATTTGATAATATATGACCACTCTAACACACTGCATATTTTTTTGAAGATTGAAAACAACTTACTGAGAGCTAATTTCTAACTTTGTCCTGGCAGAAATGCACGTTACATGAGTAGTTTCCATGAGATTAGGAAAGGACCCAAATTAATTCCAGGATCAAGCAGCTCTATCTCTCCTAAATCAGGATTAAAGCAGTCAATATTAACCTTTGCTCTATAGTTAGCCTGACTATAACATGCTTCATCTAATATTTATTTAGATAAAGTGGTAAGTGTatagagcaggggtctcaaactcaaattggcagggggccattgcagtgactgacaattcggtgcatcttaggacaacagacatgatgtttatttcaagcattacctgtcatcagtgataatgcaaatcagcagaTTTTTCACGTCacacagctgctgaaatatatctgtggctgttgtgcactgttaataattttttgccagtaacttactgtaaatcaattacagtaaaaatactgtacttatttacagcaccatttatctcaCTGTACATTCATTTACAGtcttgtatatctttactgtgaaATATACAGTGATTTTCACAGTACAACTTTAAAATATGGTAATGTGCTGCATAACtattctacagtaaaatacagatcacattacagttaaatactgtgtaattcaCAAAAATCGTTAATAGTGCATTGTTAATGTCCTGTAGAATcttcagtaacttactgtaaatcaattacagcagaaatactgtatttattattacagCACTCTcactgtatatgcatttacagtcTTGTATGTTTACTTTAACATATACAGTTATGTTCacagtgcaactttaaaatacggtAAAATGCTGCATAACCgatctacagtaaaatacagttcacattagttaaatactgtgtaatttacaaaaattgttaataGTGCATTGTTAACAatgtcctgtagaatctacagtaacttattgtaaatcaattacagcaaaaatattatatttacatttatcttaATGTaattgcatttacagtattgtatttatttctttataacctttattttaccaggaaagacacattgagattaaaaatctctt
This genomic window contains:
- the cdk5r2b gene encoding cyclin-dependent kinase 5 activator 2b; protein product: MGTVLSISPIATKGSVLEDGGDEADGRIEKSFKKQSVIVSTLTFKRLVTASSKKKSAKKVNPNPLPASSESQVEHLNQENSRKSQQPTSTERKTKNGPLAVPIPTVPPQQEQEQCTPAAKQLVSVQKQPSSRSLISPRRVVVQASTGELLRCLGEFLCKRCCKMKELTPNEVILWFRNVDRTLLLQGWQDQGFITPANLVFVYLLVRETVTDDVDSPRELHGTFLTCLYLAYSYIGNEISYPLKPFMVDTNKDVFWDRSLDVIDKLSGKMLQINMDPHFFTEVFQDLKNEGDYKKDASELDR